A single region of the Dunckerocampus dactyliophorus isolate RoL2022-P2 chromosome 3, RoL_Ddac_1.1, whole genome shotgun sequence genome encodes:
- the LOC129178283 gene encoding zinc finger and SCAN domain-containing protein 2-like isoform X2, whose amino-acid sequence MDMEDVRPAESFHEEEQEWSSRVDQEESQPALVKDEEEEHSISQEDPEELEEFPVISVIVKGEDDEDKGQREEKKGVESPSSSSTRRMTTETDGDHCGGSQALAPLSDSDDTTSHSPDTDDEEDSKTCHTDNTHFKCSQCDKTFVNKRNLKRHMRSHTGRLKTTMDEASVSKYLEAENEIQMYVHLEFCSLIISLMTAMKEQLYKKHLARKYGNKF is encoded by the exons ATGGACATGGAGGACGTCAGACCAGCAGAAAGCTTCCATGAAGAAGAGCAGGAGTGGAGCTCGAGGGTGGACCAGGAGGAATCCCAGCCTGCCCTCGTtaaagatgaagaggaggagcacagcatcagtcaggaggaTCCTGAAGAGctggaggagttcccagtgattaGTGTCATTGTGAagggtgaagatgatgaagacaaaggtcaACGTGAGGAGAAGAAAGGGGTGGAgtctccaagcagcagctcaactcgaCGCATGACAACAGAaactgatggagaccactgtggaggatcacaagcattagctccactgtcagatagtgacgacacaacgtcacactctcctgacactgatgatgaagaagaCTCTaaaacatgtcacactgacaacacacactttaaatgttcTCAGTGTGACAAAACCTTTGTCAACAAGAGAAATCTGAAACGACACATGAGATCTCACACAG gaaggttgaagacaacaatggacgaagcaagcGTCTCGAAGTATCTCGAAGCAGAGAACGAGATACAGATGTACGttcacctcgagttctgttcacTGATCAtatcactgatgactgctatgaaggaacaacTTTACAAGAAACATTTGGCTCGAAAGTATGGTAAcaaattttga
- the LOC129178283 gene encoding gastrula zinc finger protein XlCGF17.1-like isoform X1 produces MDMEDVRPAESFHEEEQEWSSRVDQEESQPALVKDEEEEHSISQEDPEELEEFPVISVIVKGEDDEDKGQREEKKGVESPSSSSTRRMTTETDGDHCGGSQALAPLSDSDDTTSHSPDTDDEEDSKTCHTDNTHFKCSQCDKTFVNKRNLKRHMRSHTGEKTFICSFCGQGFYENAHLVIHTRIHTGEKPFPCSVCSTSFRVRPLLIKHMRTHTGEKPFSCSVCGRSFAQKGQLITHTQTHTGEKPFACSLCGQRFSRKGNLRTHTTTHTGERPFSCSVCSTSFRVQSGLVQHMKTHTGEKPFACSVCGKRFAQNTNLITHTRSHTGEKPYTCSICSASFSYHSSLNNHMRTHAAKSV; encoded by the coding sequence ATGGACATGGAGGACGTCAGACCAGCAGAAAGCTTCCATGAAGAAGAGCAGGAGTGGAGCTCGAGGGTGGACCAGGAGGAATCCCAGCCTGCCCTCGTtaaagatgaagaggaggagcacagcatcagtcaggaggaTCCTGAAGAGctggaggagttcccagtgattaGTGTCATTGTGAagggtgaagatgatgaagacaaaggtcaACGTGAGGAGAAGAAAGGGGTGGAgtctccaagcagcagctcaactcgaCGCATGACAACAGAaactgatggagaccactgtggaggatcacaagcattagctccactgtcagatagtgacgacacaacgtcacactctcctgacactgatgatgaagaagaCTCTaaaacatgtcacactgacaacacacactttaaatgttcTCAGTGTGACAAAACCTTTGTCAACAAGAGAAATCTGAAACGACACATGAGATCTCACACAGGTGAAAAAACTTTCATCTGCTCATTTTGCGGTCAAGGATTCTATGAGAACGCTCATCTGGTAATACACACGAGAATACACACTGGCGAGAAACCATTTCCCTGCTCAGTCTGCAGCACCAGTTTTCGTGTCCGTCCGTTGTTGATTaagcacatgagaacgcacaccggcgagaaacctttttcctgctcagtGTGCGGTAGAAGCTTTGCTCAGAAGGGACAACTGATAACGCATACGCAAACACACACGGGCGAGAAACCTTTTGCTTGCTCGCTGTGCGGTCAACGATTTTCTCGGAAGGGAAATTTGAGAAcgcacacaacaacacacaccgGAGAGAGGCCATTTTCCTGCTCGGTCTGCAGCACAAGTTTCCGAGTTCAGTCGGGTTTGGTCCAACACATGAAaacgcacactggagagaaaccttttgcttgctcagtttgtggcaaaCGATTTGCTCAGAATACAAATTTAATAACGCACACCAGATCacacactggggaaaaacctTATACTTGCTCCATATGCAGCGCAAGCTTTAGTTatcattcatcactgaataaTCACATGAGAACACATGCTGCTAAGAGTGTCTGA